A single Streptomyces mirabilis DNA region contains:
- a CDS encoding Na+/H+ antiporter, with amino-acid sequence MLGLELVVVLGAAVLLGNALGQRFGVAPPVVLLIVGALIGLVPAVRQTQLPPEVVLLLFLPVLLYWESLTTSMREIRSNLRGIVLLSTVLVILTAWAVAAAGHALGLPWGPAWVLGAAVAPTDATAVGALAGSLPRREVTVLRAESLVNDGTALVIYGLAVGITVGEEHLTLAHVGALFLLAYGGGAAVGVAVAWVNMNLRRRLADPLLGNLVMILAPFTAYLLAELIHASGVLAVVVSGLIMAQVAPSLIRAEHRRQALAFWPLATFIINGALFVLVGVELQYAFRHLSRADLRDALIAVGVVSLVLVLVRFAFLFSSAYLIRLIDRRPQQRLRRISHRARTVSGFAGFRGAVSLAVALSVPETVDSGAPFPDRAFIVFVTSGVIVVTLVVQGLLLPGVVRWARLPRDTSVDEEQILAETTATEEAVKALPELAVELGTTPKVTEWLRQEYEAHLATVRAEGAGTDEDPALLHNRHYTDLRLALIAHKRATVVRLRDEQRIDDTVLRRLQTALDYEEVRLAGREQVE; translated from the coding sequence ATGCTCGGTCTTGAACTCGTCGTCGTCCTGGGCGCGGCCGTGCTGCTGGGCAATGCCCTGGGGCAGCGCTTCGGTGTCGCGCCGCCCGTCGTCCTACTGATCGTGGGCGCCCTCATCGGGCTCGTGCCGGCCGTCCGCCAAACCCAACTCCCGCCCGAAGTCGTGCTATTGCTCTTCCTCCCCGTGCTGCTGTACTGGGAGAGCCTGACCACGTCCATGCGGGAGATCCGTTCGAACCTGCGCGGCATCGTCCTGCTCAGCACGGTCCTGGTGATCCTCACCGCGTGGGCCGTCGCGGCCGCCGGGCACGCGCTCGGACTGCCGTGGGGGCCGGCGTGGGTTCTGGGCGCGGCCGTGGCGCCCACCGACGCGACCGCGGTCGGCGCGCTGGCCGGTTCCCTGCCGCGCCGTGAGGTCACCGTGCTCCGGGCGGAGAGCCTCGTCAACGACGGCACGGCGCTGGTCATCTACGGGCTGGCGGTCGGCATCACCGTCGGCGAGGAGCACCTCACCCTTGCGCACGTCGGAGCGCTGTTCCTGCTGGCGTACGGCGGTGGGGCCGCGGTCGGCGTGGCGGTCGCCTGGGTCAACATGAACCTCCGGCGCCGCCTGGCCGATCCCCTGCTGGGCAATCTCGTCATGATCCTGGCACCGTTCACGGCCTATCTGCTCGCCGAACTGATCCACGCCTCGGGTGTCCTCGCTGTCGTCGTGAGCGGACTGATCATGGCCCAGGTGGCTCCGAGCCTGATCCGGGCCGAGCACCGACGCCAGGCACTGGCGTTCTGGCCGCTGGCGACCTTCATCATCAACGGCGCCCTGTTCGTCCTGGTCGGAGTGGAACTCCAATACGCGTTCCGCCACTTGAGCCGCGCAGATCTGCGGGATGCACTGATCGCCGTCGGTGTGGTCAGCCTGGTTCTGGTCCTCGTCCGGTTCGCGTTCCTGTTCTCCTCCGCCTACCTGATCCGCCTGATCGACCGACGTCCACAGCAGCGGCTGCGGAGAATCAGTCACCGGGCACGCACCGTCAGCGGCTTCGCCGGCTTCCGGGGCGCGGTGTCGCTGGCCGTGGCGCTCTCCGTACCGGAGACCGTCGACTCGGGCGCACCCTTCCCCGACCGCGCCTTCATCGTCTTCGTCACCTCCGGCGTCATCGTGGTGACCCTCGTCGTGCAGGGACTGCTGCTGCCGGGCGTGGTGCGCTGGGCCCGGCTGCCCCGCGACACCTCCGTCGACGAGGAACAGATCCTCGCCGAGACCACGGCAACCGAGGAAGCCGTCAAGGCGCTCCCGGAACTCGCCGTCGAACTGGGCACCACTCCCAAGGTCACGGAGTGGCTGCGCCAGGAGTACGAAGCCCACCTGGCGACCGTACGGGCCGAAGGCGCCGGCACCGACGAGGATCCCGCTCTGCTCCACAACCGCCACTACACCGACCTCCGCCTCGCCCTCATCGCCCACAAGCGCGCAACCGTCGTCCGCCTGCGCGACGAACAGCGGATCGACGACACCGTGCTGCGCCGCCTCCAGACCGCCCTGGACTACGAAGAGGTGCGGCTGGCCGGACGCGAGCAGGTGGAGTGA
- a CDS encoding DUF2255 family protein, which yields MTAWTSDDLNRIATADELEMAPLRRNGTLRRPVPIWVVRDGDDLYVRSFRGTDGGWWRTARASYEGHIRSGGVAQDVTFVEVQDDEINDRIDTAYRTKYGRFGGAYVDPMVAARSTTLRLIPR from the coding sequence ATGACGGCATGGACGAGCGATGACCTCAACCGCATCGCCACCGCTGACGAGTTGGAGATGGCACCGCTCAGGCGCAACGGCACTCTGCGGAGGCCGGTGCCGATCTGGGTCGTCCGCGACGGTGACGACCTTTACGTCCGCTCCTTCCGAGGCACGGATGGCGGCTGGTGGCGTACGGCCCGTGCGAGCTACGAGGGGCACATCCGCTCCGGCGGAGTCGCCCAAGACGTCACCTTCGTGGAGGTGCAGGACGACGAGATCAACGACCGTATCGACACGGCGTACCGCACCAAGTACGGCCGCTTCGGCGGCGCCTACGTCGACCCCATGGTCGCCGCACGCTCCACGACGCTACGGCTGATCCCCCGATGA
- a CDS encoding nuclear transport factor 2 family protein yields MTSEAIATVEAYFKALGTRDMERILPHFAPDATWTIPGDPALTPWAGRRSGPEEIRQSLAAFFAAVEPLAFELRSLVETDGQVLVPGRYASRFHPLGQVLESEMILRFTITTA; encoded by the coding sequence ATGACCAGCGAGGCGATTGCCACCGTCGAGGCGTACTTCAAGGCGCTCGGTACGCGCGACATGGAACGGATCCTCCCGCACTTCGCTCCCGATGCCACCTGGACGATCCCCGGTGATCCGGCCCTGACGCCATGGGCTGGGCGCCGCAGCGGGCCGGAGGAGATCCGGCAGTCTCTCGCCGCGTTCTTCGCGGCCGTCGAGCCGCTCGCATTTGAGCTGCGCTCCTTGGTGGAGACCGACGGACAGGTGCTGGTACCGGGCCGGTACGCCTCCCGGTTCCATCCCTTGGGGCAGGTGCTCGAAAGCGAGATGATCCTGCGGTTCACCATCACGACGGCCTGA
- a CDS encoding zinc-dependent alcohol dehydrogenase family protein encodes MRATIIHAPGDIRVENVPEPNIVAPTDAVIRTVATCVCGSDLWSYRGINPVTEPQPIGHEYVGIVEEVGSDVSNVRPGQFVIGSFIASDNTCPVCRAGYHTSCQHRDFPNGCQAEYVRIPLADGTLVATPEQPASELVPNLLTLSDVMGTGWYAAKAAEVEPGSTAVVVGDGAVGLCGVIAAKELGAERIIAMSRHASRQKLALEFGATDIVTERGEEGVARVKELTNGIGADSVLECVGTQESMHQALQSARPGSNVGFVGMPHGVQIDGQELFFSHVGLRGGPAPVRAYLPDLIDRVVSGRINPGKVFDLTLPLDEVAEGYKAMDERRAIKALLRP; translated from the coding sequence ATGCGAGCCACCATCATCCACGCGCCTGGTGACATCCGGGTGGAGAACGTCCCCGAACCGAACATCGTCGCACCGACGGACGCCGTCATCCGTACCGTCGCCACCTGCGTGTGCGGCTCCGACCTGTGGAGCTATCGGGGCATCAACCCAGTCACCGAGCCGCAGCCGATCGGCCACGAGTACGTCGGCATCGTCGAGGAGGTCGGCAGCGACGTATCCAATGTCAGGCCCGGCCAGTTCGTCATCGGCTCCTTCATCGCCTCTGACAACACCTGCCCGGTCTGCCGGGCCGGCTACCACACCTCCTGCCAGCACCGTGACTTCCCCAACGGCTGCCAGGCCGAATACGTCCGCATCCCCCTCGCCGACGGCACCCTCGTCGCCACCCCGGAGCAGCCGGCCTCAGAGCTGGTCCCGAATCTGCTGACCCTCTCCGACGTCATGGGCACCGGCTGGTACGCCGCCAAGGCGGCCGAGGTCGAGCCGGGTTCGACGGCCGTGGTCGTGGGTGACGGTGCGGTGGGCCTGTGCGGTGTCATCGCGGCGAAGGAACTGGGCGCCGAACGCATCATCGCCATGAGCCGGCACGCATCCCGGCAGAAGCTGGCCCTGGAGTTCGGTGCCACCGACATCGTCACCGAGCGCGGCGAGGAGGGCGTCGCCCGCGTCAAGGAGCTGACGAACGGCATAGGCGCCGACTCGGTCCTGGAGTGCGTCGGCACCCAGGAGTCGATGCACCAGGCCCTGCAGTCCGCGCGCCCGGGTAGCAACGTCGGCTTCGTCGGCATGCCTCACGGCGTGCAGATCGACGGCCAGGAACTCTTCTTCTCCCACGTCGGTCTACGCGGCGGCCCTGCGCCCGTGCGCGCCTACCTTCCCGACCTGATCGACCGCGTGGTCAGCGGCCGTATCAACCCGGGCAAGGTCTTCGACCTCACCCTGCCCCTGGACGAGGTCGCCGAAGGCTACAAGGCCATGGACGAGCGCCGCGCCATCAAGGCGCTGCTGCGTCCGTGA
- a CDS encoding (R)-mandelonitrile lyase, with the protein MELLKLPAEWFTGDAYADVIHRGEEPSRMRANMVRFTPGARTAWHSHGLGQTLYIVEGIALVQSRGGNIIEAHPGDVIHTPPGEQHWHGAAPDQFMTHLALWETDDATWLEHVSDDEYNGPRANARTRP; encoded by the coding sequence ATGGAACTGCTGAAGCTGCCTGCCGAATGGTTCACCGGCGACGCCTACGCCGACGTGATCCACCGTGGCGAGGAGCCCTCTCGGATGCGGGCCAACATGGTCCGTTTCACTCCTGGCGCCCGCACCGCCTGGCACTCCCACGGCCTGGGCCAGACCCTCTACATCGTCGAGGGCATCGCGCTGGTGCAGTCCCGTGGCGGCAACATCATCGAGGCCCACCCGGGAGACGTCATCCACACGCCTCCGGGTGAGCAGCACTGGCACGGTGCAGCGCCCGACCAGTTCATGACCCACCTCGCCCTGTGGGAGACGGACGACGCCACCTGGCTCGAGCACGTCTCGGACGACGAGTACAACGGACCGCGCGCCAACGCCCGTACCCGCCCCTGA
- a CDS encoding carboxymuconolactone decarboxylase family protein: protein MTERKKFAPPAIQEFAPKLAEVTDTVLFGDIWERPGLSPRDRSLVTVTALAALYRNDQLGFHLGKALENGVTKDELVEALTHLAFYAGWPNAMTAVTQLKAIVEKSDQSG, encoded by the coding sequence ATGACCGAGCGGAAGAAGTTCGCACCGCCGGCGATCCAGGAATTCGCCCCGAAGCTCGCCGAGGTGACCGACACGGTCCTGTTCGGCGACATCTGGGAACGCCCGGGCCTGTCCCCTCGAGACCGCAGCCTGGTCACCGTCACCGCTCTGGCCGCCTTGTACCGCAACGACCAGCTCGGCTTCCACCTCGGCAAGGCGCTGGAGAACGGCGTGACCAAGGACGAGCTGGTGGAGGCCCTCACCCATCTGGCCTTCTACGCCGGATGGCCCAACGCGATGACCGCGGTGACCCAGCTCAAGGCGATCGTGGAGAAGTCGGACCAGTCGGGCTGA
- a CDS encoding helix-turn-helix domain-containing protein produces MTSDAHVNELGAFLKEQRAELSPRTVGLPDTGGPRRVPGLRREEVALLAAISSDYYARLEQGRIQPSAPVLAALVRVLHLNNDQRDHLFELAGRQAARPRRQAAQKVQPQLRRLLDDLTATPSVVIGRRMDILAWNSLAAALFTDFHRVPEKRRNYVRLLFTEPAFRDLYVDWSTVARSCVAQLRLLAARCPGEPGLTALVGELSVADADFRQWWAGRHLAGLRVGAKKLRHPVVGDLTLDWDSLTCSADPTQQLVILTAEPGTRSHDGLRFLASRTADPYEPERDVTA; encoded by the coding sequence ATGACCAGCGACGCGCATGTGAACGAGCTGGGAGCATTTCTCAAGGAGCAGCGGGCCGAGTTGAGTCCGCGCACCGTCGGTCTGCCCGACACTGGTGGCCCGCGACGTGTGCCCGGCCTGCGCAGGGAGGAGGTCGCCCTGCTCGCGGCCATCAGCTCCGACTACTACGCACGGCTGGAGCAGGGGCGTATCCAGCCCTCTGCGCCGGTGCTGGCGGCTCTCGTCAGGGTCCTGCACCTGAACAACGACCAGCGGGACCACCTCTTCGAGCTGGCCGGTCGCCAGGCGGCTCGCCCGCGCCGTCAGGCCGCACAGAAGGTGCAACCGCAGCTGCGTCGCCTGCTCGACGATCTCACCGCGACCCCCAGCGTGGTGATCGGTCGCCGCATGGACATCCTGGCCTGGAACTCTCTGGCGGCCGCTCTCTTCACTGACTTCCATCGCGTCCCGGAGAAACGGCGCAACTACGTCCGGCTGCTCTTCACCGAGCCCGCCTTCCGTGATCTCTACGTCGACTGGAGTACGGTCGCCCGGAGCTGCGTCGCGCAACTGCGCCTGCTGGCCGCCCGGTGCCCCGGGGAACCCGGATTGACGGCGCTCGTCGGCGAGTTGTCGGTGGCGGACGCCGATTTCCGGCAGTGGTGGGCAGGCCGCCACCTGGCCGGCCTGCGGGTGGGCGCCAAGAAGCTGCGCCACCCGGTCGTCGGCGACCTCACGCTCGACTGGGACAGCCTGACCTGCTCGGCCGACCCCACGCAGCAGTTGGTGATCCTGACCGCGGAGCCCGGGACGCGGTCCCATGACGGACTGCGCTTCTTGGCGTCGCGGACTGCCGATCCGTACGAGCCGGAACGGGATGTGACAGCTTGA
- a CDS encoding helix-turn-helix domain-containing protein, with protein MNRKPHLNELGEFLKARRAELSPEEVGLRGGQRRRVRGLRREEVAFLAAISTEYYARIEQGRLQASGPLLNEVAQVLRLNEDQRTYMFELAAKETVRTPRAGERQQVDTQLRRMLDDLTATPAFVIGRRTDILAWNQLAAALWTDFGRYPEQERVFVRLLFAEPWMRELYADWEEVTRLAIAQLRMQSARYPGDQRLTDLVEELSARDAQFRQWWTEHDVATRGKGTKKLRHPVVGELTLDWDTLTCATDPEQHIIVWTAAPGSPSHDGLRLLASWAADQKRTASGSFR; from the coding sequence ATGAACCGCAAACCGCACCTGAACGAGCTGGGAGAGTTCCTCAAGGCCCGCCGTGCCGAGCTCAGCCCCGAGGAGGTCGGGCTGCGCGGCGGCCAACGGCGGCGTGTGCGCGGTCTGCGCCGCGAGGAAGTGGCCTTTCTGGCCGCGATCAGCACCGAGTACTACGCGCGGATCGAGCAGGGCCGTCTCCAGGCGTCGGGTCCCCTGCTGAACGAGGTCGCCCAAGTGCTCCGCCTCAACGAGGACCAGCGCACCTACATGTTCGAGCTCGCGGCGAAGGAGACGGTGCGCACGCCCAGGGCAGGCGAGCGCCAGCAGGTGGACACCCAACTACGGCGCATGCTGGACGATCTCACCGCCACTCCGGCGTTCGTGATCGGTCGGCGGACCGACATCCTGGCCTGGAACCAGCTCGCCGCCGCCCTGTGGACCGATTTCGGGCGCTACCCGGAGCAGGAGCGCGTGTTCGTCCGGCTGCTGTTCGCCGAACCCTGGATGCGCGAGCTGTACGCGGACTGGGAAGAGGTCACTCGTCTGGCCATCGCCCAGCTGCGCATGCAGAGTGCGCGCTACCCCGGCGACCAGCGCCTCACCGATCTGGTCGAGGAGCTCTCTGCACGCGACGCGCAGTTCCGGCAGTGGTGGACCGAGCACGACGTCGCCACGCGGGGCAAGGGCACCAAGAAGCTTCGTCACCCGGTGGTCGGGGAGCTGACGCTCGACTGGGACACGCTCACCTGTGCCACGGATCCCGAGCAGCACATCATCGTGTGGACCGCAGCACCCGGTTCCCCTTCGCACGACGGGTTGCGTCTGCTGGCATCCTGGGCAGCGGACCAGAAGCGGACGGCATCCGGCTCCTTCCGGTGA
- a CDS encoding type 1 glutamine amidotransferase domain-containing protein: MAKILFVITASDHWTLADGTRQPAGFWAEEALGPYQVFKEAGYEIAAATPAGVPPTADALSLSPEFNGGEEGAERMRAALREATELAHPMRIEDVNIDDYVAVFYPGGWGPMEDLPDDAASGKLLTEWLASGKPVSLVCHGPAALLATIGADGTSPFTGYRLTGLSNAEEKQNGLADRAKWLLQDRLVGELKADYREAEPFTPHVEVDRTLFTGQNPGSAVALAQELLKALG; encoded by the coding sequence ATGGCGAAGATCCTCTTCGTGATCACCGCGTCCGACCACTGGACGCTGGCCGACGGAACCCGGCAGCCCGCCGGCTTCTGGGCCGAAGAAGCGCTCGGCCCGTACCAGGTCTTCAAGGAGGCCGGGTACGAGATCGCCGCCGCCACACCCGCAGGTGTGCCGCCCACGGCGGACGCACTCAGCCTCAGCCCGGAGTTCAACGGCGGCGAGGAAGGCGCCGAGCGCATGCGGGCCGCACTGCGCGAGGCCACCGAGCTGGCGCATCCGATGCGCATCGAGGACGTGAACATCGACGACTACGTCGCCGTGTTCTACCCCGGCGGCTGGGGCCCGATGGAGGACCTGCCCGACGACGCCGCGTCCGGCAAGCTGCTCACCGAATGGCTCGCCTCTGGCAAGCCGGTGTCCCTGGTGTGCCACGGCCCCGCGGCGCTCCTGGCCACCATCGGTGCGGACGGGACGTCCCCGTTCACCGGCTACCGCCTGACCGGCCTCTCCAACGCTGAGGAAAAGCAGAACGGTCTCGCGGACCGCGCGAAGTGGCTGCTGCAGGACCGCCTCGTCGGCGAGCTCAAGGCGGACTACCGCGAGGCCGAGCCGTTCACCCCGCACGTCGAGGTCGACCGCACCCTGTTCACCGGCCAGAACCCTGGCTCGGCGGTTGCACTGGCCCAGGAGCTGCTCAAGGCACTGGGCTGA
- a CDS encoding nuclear transport factor 2 family protein yields the protein MSDSPNIALIRRLYESGMSPEATADIMAPNLIWDITPGFPNSGVYHGWDSAAKDFFGGMMPNYKSFGAVPEEFYADDQGHVFVYGHYHAETKTGNKADVRFIHLWTIRDGKAVRMQQAADSHVLQEALKG from the coding sequence ATGTCCGACTCCCCGAACATCGCCCTCATCCGCCGGCTCTACGAATCCGGAATGTCCCCGGAAGCAACCGCCGACATCATGGCGCCGAACCTCATCTGGGACATCACCCCGGGCTTTCCGAACAGCGGCGTGTACCACGGCTGGGACAGTGCGGCGAAGGACTTCTTCGGCGGGATGATGCCGAATTACAAGTCCTTCGGCGCGGTGCCCGAGGAGTTCTACGCGGACGACCAAGGACACGTCTTCGTGTACGGGCATTACCACGCCGAGACGAAGACCGGGAACAAGGCCGACGTCCGCTTCATCCACCTGTGGACCATCCGCGACGGCAAGGCCGTACGGATGCAGCAGGCCGCCGACAGCCACGTCCTTCAGGAAGCCCTCAAGGGCTGA
- a CDS encoding TetR/AcrR family transcriptional regulator — protein sequence MGDTQTGRPRGRRREADRNDARLMQAAREVFAELGWDAPVSEIARRAGIGMGSLYRRYPSKELLAQRMRVMGMEQLIAQARTALAEEPDPWAAFARFLRNALSAQGAVGPLLPLVGGRLPATDEIVAASGRLRAALDDLVDGAHRAGVLRADFTSADVPLLLEHLTARIPVTDERATTLHLRYLDLILAGLRTSTTDGPSALQSPAPDWAELSELWNASEG from the coding sequence ATGGGTGACACGCAGACCGGCAGACCGCGCGGCCGCCGGCGGGAGGCGGACCGCAACGACGCCCGCCTCATGCAGGCTGCGCGCGAAGTCTTCGCCGAGCTCGGCTGGGACGCCCCCGTCTCGGAGATCGCCCGCCGGGCTGGCATCGGCATGGGCAGCCTCTACCGCCGCTATCCCAGCAAGGAGCTGCTGGCCCAGCGGATGCGCGTCATGGGGATGGAACAGCTCATCGCCCAGGCCCGCACAGCCCTCGCCGAGGAGCCGGACCCTTGGGCGGCCTTCGCCCGCTTCCTGCGGAACGCGCTCTCGGCCCAGGGTGCAGTCGGTCCGCTGCTCCCGCTGGTGGGCGGCCGACTGCCAGCCACCGATGAGATCGTGGCCGCCTCCGGCCGGCTCCGGGCCGCCCTCGACGACCTGGTGGACGGCGCGCACCGCGCGGGCGTACTGCGCGCCGACTTCACTTCCGCCGACGTCCCCTTGCTGCTCGAACACCTCACCGCGCGGATCCCCGTCACCGACGAACGCGCCACCACGCTCCACCTGCGGTACCTGGACCTGATCCTCGCCGGACTGCGCACGTCGACCACCGATGGGCCCTCCGCGTTGCAGAGCCCGGCTCCGGACTGGGCAGAACTCAGCGAGCTGTGGAACGCCTCCGAGGGCTGA
- a CDS encoding SDR family oxidoreductase gives MTKPTALVTGGSRGIGAATSRELAARGYRVAVNYFSRRESADQVVKLIEADGGEAFAVQADVYDPTQAAELLERSAVDGRLDVLVCNAGARFIPTPVQALAWDDFRTKVTDELASVYTLTQGALGLMGTQGQGRIVYVSSAVADGPPAPGMAAHGTAKAALNTFARFVAHEAGPLGITVNVVAPGYVRTESSARMPQEFQQRLAANTPLGRVAEPEDVARAIAMLVGEQAAFVTGEVLTVDGGYGVARR, from the coding sequence ATGACCAAACCCACGGCCCTGGTGACCGGCGGCAGCCGGGGAATCGGCGCTGCCACGTCACGGGAACTGGCGGCTCGCGGCTACCGCGTAGCCGTCAACTACTTCTCCCGCCGCGAGTCCGCCGACCAGGTGGTCAAGCTCATCGAGGCCGACGGCGGGGAAGCCTTCGCCGTACAGGCCGACGTGTACGACCCCACCCAGGCTGCCGAACTGCTGGAGCGCTCCGCGGTCGACGGGCGCTTGGACGTTCTTGTCTGCAACGCCGGTGCCCGCTTCATTCCCACCCCGGTTCAAGCCCTCGCCTGGGACGACTTCAGGACGAAGGTGACGGACGAGCTGGCATCCGTCTACACGCTCACCCAGGGGGCATTGGGGCTGATGGGCACCCAGGGGCAGGGCCGGATCGTGTACGTCTCCAGCGCCGTGGCCGACGGTCCGCCCGCCCCGGGCATGGCCGCCCACGGCACCGCCAAGGCCGCCCTGAACACCTTCGCCCGCTTCGTCGCCCACGAGGCAGGCCCGCTGGGCATCACCGTCAACGTCGTGGCACCCGGCTACGTCCGCACCGAGAGCAGCGCGCGTATGCCGCAGGAATTCCAACAGCGACTGGCTGCGAACACCCCCCTGGGGCGGGTCGCGGAACCGGAGGACGTGGCCCGGGCGATCGCGATGCTCGTCGGTGAGCAAGCCGCCTTCGTCACTGGCGAGGTGCTCACCGTCGACGGTGGGTACGGCGTGGCACGCCGGTAG
- a CDS encoding quinone oxidoreductase family protein: MSEVVVARAYGGPEVLSVIDVAVAEPGPGQVRIEVRAVGVNPFDHKMYSGAFGTDPANLPMRLGAEAAGVVTAVGADATGPAGPIQIGDEVIAYRAPGAYAAELIVPASSVVPKPAALSWEQAGGLMVTGVTAVHVLEAIGLRENDSVLVHGAAGGVGLMAVQLAVERGARVLGTASPAKHDVLRDLGAIPIAYGPGLADRVRAAAPQGVHAAADLVGTDEAVDVSVELVADRSRIATVAAFERGARAGIRLLGGGPGADPGTGVRAAARLQLTEAAGAGRLRVLIAASHPLREAAAAHRQIMTGHTTGKIVLVP, from the coding sequence ATGAGCGAAGTAGTAGTAGCGCGTGCTTACGGTGGTCCCGAGGTGCTGTCGGTGATCGATGTCGCCGTAGCGGAGCCCGGGCCGGGTCAGGTGCGCATCGAGGTCCGCGCCGTCGGCGTCAACCCCTTCGACCACAAGATGTACAGCGGCGCCTTCGGAACCGATCCGGCGAACCTGCCGATGCGGCTCGGTGCCGAAGCGGCCGGTGTGGTGACCGCTGTCGGTGCCGACGCGACCGGCCCCGCCGGTCCGATCCAGATCGGCGACGAGGTGATCGCGTACCGAGCGCCCGGCGCGTACGCCGCCGAACTCATCGTCCCGGCCTCGTCGGTGGTGCCCAAGCCCGCCGCTCTCTCCTGGGAGCAGGCCGGAGGACTGATGGTCACGGGCGTCACCGCTGTGCACGTTCTCGAAGCGATCGGCCTGCGCGAGAACGACTCGGTGCTGGTCCACGGCGCGGCGGGTGGCGTCGGCCTGATGGCCGTGCAACTGGCCGTCGAGCGCGGAGCCAGGGTACTGGGAACGGCGAGCCCGGCCAAGCACGACGTACTGCGCGACCTGGGGGCGATTCCGATCGCGTACGGGCCGGGTCTGGCGGACCGGGTGCGCGCGGCAGCACCGCAGGGAGTCCACGCGGCTGCCGACCTGGTGGGCACCGACGAGGCGGTGGACGTCTCGGTGGAGCTGGTGGCGGACCGGTCCCGCATCGCGACCGTCGCGGCGTTCGAACGCGGGGCCCGAGCCGGCATCAGGCTCCTGGGCGGCGGGCCCGGCGCGGACCCGGGCACGGGAGTCCGCGCCGCTGCGCGCCTGCAGCTCACCGAAGCCGCGGGCGCCGGGCGACTGCGCGTCCTGATCGCCGCCAGCCATCCGTTGCGCGAAGCCGCCGCCGCGCATCGGCAGATCATGACCGGGCATACGACGGGGAAGATCGTCCTCGTCCCGTGA
- a CDS encoding MarR family winged helix-turn-helix transcriptional regulator → MIRDDEEPVGLGALDRVTWALRRAELAVQTLKEQRLRPLGMAAAHYTLLMSVHSEPGLAGAELARRLNVTPQAVASLVARLEGRGQLERREHPRHRHVQELHLTDAGREALRAADQVIADVERHITEGLGPDQSAQLRTLLDQVSKTVRNA, encoded by the coding sequence GTGATACGTGATGACGAGGAGCCTGTGGGGCTCGGCGCGCTTGACCGGGTGACCTGGGCATTGCGGCGCGCGGAACTGGCGGTGCAGACGCTCAAGGAACAGCGGCTACGTCCGCTGGGCATGGCCGCCGCGCACTACACCCTGCTGATGTCGGTGCACAGCGAACCAGGGCTGGCCGGCGCCGAGTTGGCCCGCCGCCTCAACGTCACCCCTCAGGCCGTCGCCTCCCTCGTGGCACGCCTGGAGGGCCGCGGCCAGTTGGAGAGGCGCGAGCACCCGCGCCACCGGCACGTGCAGGAACTGCACCTCACCGACGCCGGGCGGGAGGCGCTGCGCGCGGCCGACCAGGTGATCGCCGACGTAGAGCGTCACATCACCGAGGGCCTGGGACCGGACCAGAGCGCGCAGCTACGGACGCTGCTCGACCAGGTGAGCAAGACGGTGCGCAACGCCTGA